A genome region from Micromonospora inyonensis includes the following:
- a CDS encoding ABC transporter permease, which produces MTSTTKPATPAADATRARRVGPAALGLRQGRLEITQFLRSRESVVFTMGFPIIMILIFAAIFSDEIAPGVSYTQYFITGMIATGLMTVSFQNLGIWIPIERDRGVLKRYRGTPMPKWVWFAGKVIMVVVIGVAETALLLAVSVALFDLDLPGTAGKWLTFAWVSVLGVTACTLCGIAISSLARTARSGSAVVTPVALVLQFISGVFFVFTNLPAWMQQVAALFPLKWMCQGLRSVFLPESFGAREPGGSFELDRVALVLVAWCVIGLLLCLGTFRWTTRRDG; this is translated from the coding sequence ATGACCAGCACCACGAAGCCGGCCACGCCCGCCGCCGACGCGACCCGGGCCCGGCGGGTCGGCCCGGCCGCCCTCGGCCTGCGCCAGGGCCGGCTGGAGATCACCCAGTTCCTGCGCAGCCGGGAGTCCGTCGTCTTCACGATGGGCTTCCCGATCATCATGATCCTGATCTTCGCGGCGATCTTCAGCGACGAGATCGCCCCCGGGGTCAGCTACACGCAGTACTTCATCACCGGCATGATCGCGACCGGGCTGATGACGGTGAGCTTCCAGAACCTCGGCATCTGGATCCCGATCGAGCGGGACCGGGGGGTGCTCAAGCGCTACCGGGGGACCCCGATGCCGAAGTGGGTCTGGTTCGCCGGCAAGGTGATCATGGTGGTGGTGATCGGCGTCGCCGAAACCGCGCTGCTGCTCGCCGTCTCGGTGGCCCTGTTCGACCTGGATCTGCCGGGCACCGCCGGGAAGTGGCTCACCTTCGCCTGGGTCTCCGTGCTCGGGGTGACCGCCTGCACCCTCTGCGGCATCGCCATCTCCTCGCTGGCCCGGACGGCGCGCAGCGGCTCGGCGGTGGTGACCCCGGTCGCCCTGGTGCTCCAGTTCATCTCCGGGGTCTTCTTCGTCTTCACCAACCTGCCCGCCTGGATGCAGCAGGTGGCCGCGCTGTTCCCGCTGAAGTGGATGTGCCAGGGGCTGCGCTCGGTCTTCCTGCCGGAGAGCTTCGGTGCCCGCGAACCGGGCGGCTCCTTCGAGCTGGACCGGGTCGCCCTGGTGCTCGTCGCATGGTGCGTGATCGGCCTGCTGCTCTGCCTGGGCACGTTCCGCTGGACCACCCGCCGCGACGGCTGA